The DNA sequence CTTTCTTTCTTAAATAATCTATTATTCAAGAATAGTCAAATAGAAATCTTATTTACTTAGTTTTAAAAGATTCTATTGTGCTTCCGTGATGAGATATTATTCAGGCAGtgtaaaatagaaataatattttgtgatatattcttttgacaaaatttaaatgagtcaagtatttattatatattatatcagTAAGCTAATGGTTTATTCATTTTATGTTGAATCTATTTCATGCCATCTAATtgagataaatttttttttttattgttatgcATGTTTTTTTCTCCTTTATCTTTACCAGGTTGTCTTGATGTTGGTGATCCTAGCTATGAATGTTCAATATATGGGGCGTGTTTCTAGTTATCAGAACATGTTGAAAGAGACTATACAATTAATCGTGCTGTTTTTACTATTTATTGCTCAAAAGGGAATATTCAGTTACCTTATCTCTGAAAGCCCCTAGATCTGCTATATAATTTGATTAATGGACATGATAGGAAGAGTTTGTATTTCCAAAAAAATATTCGATCTTATAACATTATGTTTGCCTTCACGTCTCTTGGTGGTAAGgttttggattcagtgaatgaTGGGAGTGGTCCACCGCAATTTATAATAACTGGTCAAAATTATCATCGGATTGGAAGTTTGCTCCCGGATCCTGGTCAGAAGCCTAAATTTgcacaattatatatatatgacactCAGCATGAGATAATGCATAGGCAGAGAATCTTTCGGTATGTGTATTTAAAGTTTTGTTgttaagtttttttattttatttccctGATTTTTTAATGTTATTTGCATTGAAAAACACGTTTATATCTGTCATTGCATAGTTATATTGTATTTCATTCCCATTATAATGCGTTATTAATCATTTTTGACTTATAATGATGTATCAAAACATATCGAAATTGTATTCTGTGTggtttttaaatatatttttgtggttaatgtatatttattttAGGCAAACATCTGAGATAGATAAAGAATTGATAACTGAGTTATTACAAATGATCGATACTCATAATGTCATAGCACAGTCATTTCGAAGAGTCAGAGAATTCTATCAGTGTCATCCATCCGAGATCTTCTCTTTGAAGTTGTATTCGCATAGGAAAGTTGATCGAAGAACTTACAATACTCCCTCTTGTGATGAAGTTGCTGCTCTGATTGTTGGAGATTTTGATTCGTCGGATCATGGTTGTGACATTATTGTTCGATCTACTGCTGGTCAGTTGTAACGTATCTATGAAACTCATGCTCTGTATTGGCCTTTATAGTATCCATTGTTGTTTTCATATGGTGAGGATGGTTACCAGTTGAATATTCTTTATCGAGGTCAACAGGAGGGATATGTCCCTGGAAGGAGAACAAGGGTTTCTCTCAGGGAATTCATATGTTTTCGTCTGCAGATTAGGGAGCAAGAAGATGGAATTATTCACAAGTGTAGGCGATTATTTCAATAATTTGTTGTTGACTATTTCACCATGATTGAGTCCCAGAGGTTGTATGAGATTAGAATGAAGCAAAGTACAATTAGAGGAGAAGTGCTTTAAGGAATAGAAAAGGCTATGCGTCGTGGTAATGACGAAGCTTCTTCAATTGGGACACGAGTCATCTTGCCTTCTTTGTTCACTGGTGGTAGACGTTATATGTTTAATCGTTGTCAGGATGCGATGGCAATCTGTAAATATTTTGGCTATCCAGATTTATTCCTTACTATTACGTGTAATCCAAATTGGCCTGAATTTCAGCGATTCACAGAGCGATAGCGAATTCCCATCGTTGATCGTCCTGATATCTCTTGCCGTGTTTTTCATGCTAAGTTAAAATGCCTTCTAAGCAATCTCAAGGAAGGTGTGTTTTTTGGTTCACTTAGTGCAGGTATGTTATTTCTCGCTTGGCATTTCAATTTTTGTCTGTTGTGCTCGGACATGTTATTGTCTGGCTTCTTAATGAtgcttttgtattttttagGTATGTATACTATTGAGTTTCAAAAAAGAGGTCTACCACATGCACACATGTTACTATGGCTTAACGAGGAAAGCAACTTACAAAGTGTTGAAATTGTTGATGAATTCATATGTGCCGAGCTACCCAATCCCCTCAAATTTCCAGCTCTTTATAATGTCGTCACCAAGTACATGATCCATGGTCCCTATGGTCGACTTAGACCGAGTTCTCCTTGCATGAAAGATGGTAAGTGCTCAAAATTTTATCCGAAAAGATTCGTTGATCAAACGAGCTTTGATGAAGATGGCTATCCGATATATAGACGTCGTAATATGGGTGTGACAGTGAAGATCAACAACGTTGATATTGACAACAGATTTGTTGTGCCTTATAATCCACAGCTGTTAATGAAATATCAAGCTCACATAAATCTTGAGTTTTATAACAAGTCAAACATCAACAAGTATCTTTTTAAGTATATCAATAAGGGTCCGGATCGGGTGACTGCAACTGTTAGAGAAACATATCATGTTGGTGAATCTTCTCAGGTGGTTGATGAGATCAAACAGTATTACGATTGTCGTTATTCATCACCGTCTGAATCCATGTGGAGAATTTTTGCTTATGATATTCATCATAGATGGCCGTCAGTACAGAGGTTGACTTTTCAGTTGCCGAACCAGCAGCATGTTGTATTCGATGATGCTGATATCACTACTCATATTTATTTGCGCAACAAAGATTTGCTAACGATGTTTACGGGTTGGATGATGGCCAACAGGCGATTTTCGGATGGGCGGTCTTTAACATATGTTGAATATCCAGGAAAATTTGTCTATTGTTCGAACAGTAGGGAGTGGAAGCCGAGACAGAGGGGATTCTCAATTGGAAGATTGAGTTTTGCTCATCCCTCATCTGGTGAACTTTTCTATATGCGGATGCTTTTGAATGTGCAGAGAGGTTGTACCAGTTTTCGAAGTATAAGAACCGTGAATGGTGTTACTTATGATACATTTCAGGAGGCATGTTCTGCCATGGGATTCTTGATAGATGATAAGGAGtatgtttctactattaaggaAGTCGCCGAGGTAGCGTCCGCTACACAGCTAAGGAAGCCTTTTGTGATGTTGTTACTATCTGGTTCCATGGGAAGGCCTCTGTCAGTTTGGGAACAAACTTGGGCTTATTTGTCTGATGATATTCTTTATCGCAGAAGGCATGAGCTGCAATATCCTGGTAAGAATTTTATTCATGGTGATTTTATTATATGACAAGCAGTCACACACGGACACAGACAGTGCAGAAATTATATTATCGTgctaatatttattaattatcgtTAAACATAGATCTAACGATGAGTCAGGATGAGTTGCAAACATTTTTTTTGTTGGAGATTGAGAAACTATTGCAGAGTAATGGAAAATCATTGAGAAATTATGCTGACATGCCGGTTCCTAATAACTCTTTAGTCTCTCAATTTAGCAACTTGATGCTGCTGCGTGAGTTGCAGTATGACACAGTTTCTTTGACTCGTGAGCATGATGTAAATGTGTTAAAGTTAAATGAAGAACAGAGGGTGGTCTACGATAAAATCATTGATTGCGTTTCGAATAAGAGGCATAGATTCTTTTTGTGTATGGGTTTGGTGGCACTGAAAAAACTTTTTTATACAGGGTTTTGTCGGCTAGATTACGATCTGAGAAAAGGATTGTTATAAACGTTGCTTCTAGTGGTATTGCTTCTCTGTTGTTACCTGGTGGTAAGACGGCTCACTCTATGTTCAATATTCCTGTTGAGCTGACTGAAGATACTGTTTGTAAGATTAAGAAGGATAGTGCAAAAGCTGAGGTAATCCGAATGGCCGATTTGATTATTTGGGATGAGGCACCGATGACTAACAAATTGGCATTTGAAGCGCTCGATAAGACGTAACGTGATATAATGGTTTCGGTCTCTGATAGGAATAAAGATTTACCTTTTGGTGGGAAGGTGGTCGTTCTCGGTGGTGATTTTAGGCAGGTCTTGCCAGTTATTTCGAAAGGTTCTCGTGCTGAGATTGTCATGGCTTCGATAAATTCTTCTGTCCTCTGGAAATATTGTGAAGTTTTGTGTCTGACGAAAAATATGAGGTTAACAATGGGATTGGAACAATCAACTCCTCAGGAGTTAAGGTCATTTTCAGATTGGATACTTCAAATCGGTGAAGGTCGATGTAGAACAGTGGTCAATGATAAACTTTTTGTTGAAATTCCTTCTGATCTAATCATTCCTGTCTTGGAAAATCCAGTGGAAGATATTGTAAATACAATCTATCCGAATTTGGTTAAGAATTTTCGTGATCCAAGTTTTTTCCAGGATAGGGCAATTTTGGCTCAGACTGTCGACAATGTTGAAGAGATAAACAATTATATAGTTGACTTGTTGTCCGGGGAGGAGAAAAATTATCTCAGTGCTGATTCGATATGTGGTAGTGATGTCTATTCTAATGTTGATGTTGATTGGATAAATGTTGAATTCTTGAATCAGATTAGGTGTTCTGG is a window from the Arachis stenosperma cultivar V10309 chromosome 3, arast.V10309.gnm1.PFL2, whole genome shotgun sequence genome containing:
- the LOC130966969 gene encoding uncharacterized protein LOC130966969 produces the protein MFAFTSLGGKVLDSVNDGSGPPQFIITGQNYHRIGSLLPDPGQKPKFAQLYIYDTQHEIMHRQRIFRQTSEIDKELITELLQMIDTHNVIAQSFRRVREFYQCHPSEIFSLKLYSHRKVDRRTYNTPSCDEVAALIVGDFDSSDHGCDIIVRSTAGMYTIEFQKRGLPHAHMLLWLNEESNLQSVEIVDEFICAELPNPLKFPALYNVVTKYMIHGPYGRLRPSSPCMKDGKCSKFYPKRFVDQTSFDEDGYPIYRRRNMGVTVKINNVDIDNRFVVPYNPQLLMKYQAHINLEFYNKSNINKYLFKYINKGPDRVTATVRETYHVGESSQVVDEIKQYYDCRYSSPSESMWRIFAYDIHHRWPSVQRLTFQLPNQQHVVFDDADITTHIYLRNKDLLTMFTGWMMANRRFSDGRSLTYVEYPGKFVYCSNSREWKPRQRGFSIGRLSFAHPSSGELFYMRMLLNVQRGCTSFRSIRTVNGVTYDTFQEACSAMGFLIDDKEYVSTIKEVAEVASATQLRKPFVMLLLSGSMGRPLSVWEQTWAYLSDDILYRRRHELQYPDLTMSQDELQTFFLLEIEKLLQSNGKSLRNYADMPVPNNSLVSQFSNLMLLRELQYDTVSLTREHDVNVLKLNEEQRVVYDKIIDCVSNKRVLSARLRSEKRIVINVASSGIASLLLPGGKTAHSMFNIPVELTEDTVCKIKKDSAKAEVIRMADLIIWDEAPMTNKLAFEALDKT
- the LOC130966970 gene encoding uncharacterized protein LOC130966970, with the protein product MVSVSDRNKDLPFGGKVVVLGGDFRQVLPVISKGSRAEIVMASINSSVLWKYCEVLCLTKNMRLTMGLEQSTPQELRSFSDWILQIGEGRCRTVVNDKLFVEIPSDLIIPVLENPVEDIVNTIYPNLVKNFRDPSFFQDRAILAQTVDNVEEINNYIVDLLSGEEKNYLSADSICGSDVYSNVDVDWINVEFLNQIRCSGLPNHSLKMKIGVPIILLRNIDLAGGLCNGTRLVVRDLGRNVIGTDIVSGSNVGDKVFISRMNMISSDTVILYRLNSNAVSSRFLCRL